A stretch of DNA from Fibrobacter sp. UWB13:
ACCCATCATCGGTATCGGAAAGAGTACCCTTTGTATTCGGTTGCGGCTGGGCATAGGAATACCACCCAGCCGGCTGCATGTCATTGCCTTTCTGTTTATCAAAACTCCAAACCGTCGTGCCGGCGAAACCCGTCGTCGCGCCAGCCAACGCCATCACCAAAGATAACGATAGCGATTTCATTATAAAAACTCCTCTAAGATTTCAACACCAAGACCCATCAGGGTAAATCTATATTATCCCGTGAGCTTTGTCACTAGGGGAGCAAAAAAAAATCATCCCAAATTGTCAAGGGCTTCGAAGCGCTCGTAAGCCTGTTCGAGCAGAGCCTCGTCATCGGCAATCTTTTTCTGGAGTTCCACGATGAGGGTTGCGTTCGTGTAGACTTCGGGCTTGGAAAGTTCCAGCTGGTAGTCGGCAATTTCCTTTTCGAGCTTTTCGATTTTTTCGGGGAGGGCGGCGTATTCGCGCTCCTCGTTGTAGCTGCGCTTTTTCTTTTTCGCAGGCGCGGGGGACGCAGAGGCGGCGCCGGCGCCAGCGTTAGAGCGAGCTTGCTTTTCGGCTTCGCGTTCGGCGGCCAGGCGGGCTGCCTGGGCGGCTTCCTTGTCGCGGAGCTTCTTGTTCGCCTCGTAATCGGAGTAACCGCCAACCGCTTCAAAGACATGACCATCTTCTTCGATGGCGAGGATGCCCGTCGCCACGGAATCGAGGAAGGCACGGTCATGACTGACAGTCAGGACGGTGCCGTTATAGTCCGCCAAAAGTTCCGCCAGAAGGTCGAGGGTTTCCATGTCCAAGTCGTTCGTCGGTTCGTCAAGCACCAAGACGTTGCTCGGGTGGCTAAAGAGGCACGCGAGCAAAAGGCGGTTGCGTTCACCGCCACTAAGCGCACTGATCGGACCACGGGCGCGATCCGCCGAGAACAAGAAGTCTTGCAAATAACTTAACACATGGCGTTTGACACCGTTCAATGTGATATAAGCCTGACCGTCACCGATGTTCTCGATGAGCGACTTGTCTTCGCGCAGGCGGGTACGCATCTGGTCAAAATAGGCAATATGGAGGTTACTGCCCAAGCGCACTTCACCCGATTCCGGCTGGAGTTCGCCAAGAATCAAGCGGAGTAATGTCGTCTTGCCGGAGCCATTCGGCCCCACAATGCCAATACGGTCGCCACGGCTGATTTCGGTCGAGAGGTCGCTAATGAGCGGACTCCCGTCATAGGAATAGCTCACATTCTTGAGACGCGCAACGAGGCGCCCGGAACGGTCGGCTTCCGTAATCTGCATGTTCACATTGCCTGTACGGGAGCGGCGGGCCGCGCGTTCTTCGCGCATCTTGATGAGGGCGCGGACTCGCCCCTCGTTGCGCGTACGGCGGGCCTGGATGCCCTTGCGGATCCAGACTTCTTCTTCGGCAAGCTTCTTATCGAAAAGTGCATTTGCCTTTTCTTCTTCGGCAAGCGCCTGGTCCCTAAACTGTACAAACTTGTCGTACGGGAAATCCCAACTGCGCACACGACCACGGTCAAGCTCAAAAATACGTGTTGCCGTACGGCGGACAAAAGCACGGTCATGGCTCACAAACATCACCGCACAATTCAAGCGCGTCACAATCCCTTCCAGCCACTGGATCGCGGGAATATCCAAATGGTTCGTCGGTTCGTCGAGCAAAAGCAAATCCGGATCTTCAGCCACGGCACGAGCAAAAAGCACACGACGCTTCTGACCACCGCTCAAGCTGTCGTAAGGCGCATCCGCATCGATGCCCGTCTTCCCGAGAATCGCCTCGGCAGTCGCATTGTGCGCGCCATCGTCCAGAATCTTCTGTGAAATCACAGAACCGCCGCTTACCACGGACACGCGGCCCATCACAATGTCGCGGACAGTCCCGTCGAGATGTGCGGGGATTTCCTGGATCATGCGGGAGACCTTAAGCCCCGTCTTCTTTACGATTTCGCCGGAATTCGCTTCCATCTCACCGGTCAGCACCTTCAAAAGCGTGCTCTTGCCCTCGCCATTACGACCCACAAGGCAAATGCGGTCGCCAGCCTCAA
This window harbors:
- a CDS encoding ATP-binding cassette domain-containing protein; its protein translation is MPILSVHNILLRFGGPPLLDNVSFDIEAGDRICLVGRNGEGKSTLLKVLTGEMEANSGEIVKKTGLKVSRMIQEIPAHLDGTVRDIVMGRVSVVSGGSVISQKILDDGAHNATAEAILGKTGIDADAPYDSLSGGQKRRVLFARAVAEDPDLLLLDEPTNHLDIPAIQWLEGIVTRLNCAVMFVSHDRAFVRRTATRIFELDRGRVRSWDFPYDKFVQFRDQALAEEEKANALFDKKLAEEEVWIRKGIQARRTRNEGRVRALIKMREERAARRSRTGNVNMQITEADRSGRLVARLKNVSYSYDGSPLISDLSTEISRGDRIGIVGPNGSGKTTLLRLILGELQPESGEVRLGSNLHIAYFDQMRTRLREDKSLIENIGDGQAYITLNGVKRHVLSYLQDFLFSADRARGPISALSGGERNRLLLACLFSHPSNVLVLDEPTNDLDMETLDLLAELLADYNGTVLTVSHDRAFLDSVATGILAIEEDGHVFEAVGGYSDYEANKKLRDKEAAQAARLAAEREAEKQARSNAGAGAASASPAPAKKKKRSYNEEREYAALPEKIEKLEKEIADYQLELSKPEVYTNATLIVELQKKIADDEALLEQAYERFEALDNLG